Part of the Acidobacteriota bacterium genome is shown below.
CGTAAGCGGGCAGGCAGACAGCATCCACCCTGCAGGCGACAGCGAAGTCGACCAACCTTCGCAAGGCCCCTTCATCTACGGACTCGCCGGCATCGAAGGGGACCGGGATAATGGGGACGACGCCGCCGATGGCCTTCCCGTTTGCGTTCAAGTGCACCTCCAACACCGAAAAGGTCAGACAATCTCGCCGCAGCGCCTGCCCCGAACCACGTGGAACTGAGGCCGCTCCTCCTCCGGACCGGTGTAGCGGAAATCCAACGGCATATAGTGGCAGATGATGGCCCGCCTGCGATGGGGCGTGCGGTTGGGCGGCGTCCCGTGATGGGTCAGGCAATGGTGCAACGAACCGTGCCCCGGCCGGGCCGGCACTGCCACCGCCTCGGACTCGTCCACCTGGATTTCCTGCACCGCGGCTGCCGTCCCTCCGCTGGCCGCCGACAAGGGGCGGCCGCTCCTGTGCTCGGCCAGGCCCCGCTTGTGGCTCCCCGGAACAAAGCGCATGCAGCCGTTTTCCAGAGTGGCTTCATCGATGGCGATCCAGCAGCTCACCATGTTCATGGGGCGAATCGGCCAGTAGGCCGCGTCCTGATGCCAGGGCTGAGAGGTCCCGTGAAACGCCGGCTT
Proteins encoded:
- a CDS encoding phytanoyl-CoA dioxygenase family protein; this encodes MKRLTPEQQSFFRNEGYLGFGPFLDVGRVRRIGEAIDAIAGGQVPYPPELIRWEPVSQGADLGRGTERKKFVYQIRYPHRHIPLFMEHAADPALLDVVEDLLGPDLVIYNTQALLKPAFHGTSQPWHQDAAYWPIRPMNMVSCWIAIDEATLENGCMRFVPGSHKRGLAEHRSGRPLSAASGGTAAAVQEIQVDESEAVAVPARPGHGSLHHCLTHHGTPPNRTPHRRRAIICHYMPLDFRYTGPEEERPQFHVVRGRRCGEIV